Proteins found in one Homalodisca vitripennis isolate AUS2020 chromosome 4, UT_GWSS_2.1, whole genome shotgun sequence genomic segment:
- the LOC124360449 gene encoding putative uncharacterized protein DDB_G0282133 has product MIKIKVSSKTFSRYPPVAKRIHDNSAIELKISQRNVSLTQDLKNKMNEQEHDNNKHSYQDDVTDNLLINRNLNCPNQYTSVGLPCTSNLEKSENQKPPNKHPIDEAEINSKNSSNAFLITECKNRSSLHLKEKPKSGMKKTVRFNDEYLCRFAPSLNSSEDAEQVSYEEELFSDNFKITDNCVDIEQMSLNKQNEIHSTSKNISDLVTAHQESLKIEIQNTQSLTTDFIEQNQEVDKKYCLVQNKDEKVQNSYRCLGNHIKKYNIDIEPYEELIITEYSSSLSNEDREKEGLCSKSTLTNQQFKSLSIQQIKNATKQCFDEGNDFQLIMKNDKIQQICEEVSFSSTQMNKSVIEETPSISQETDEKHEDMTICSNDETGDTLLHKSSNNNDSMQDLCIHFENLNPVEIKNNNSSHDFVDDYIPLSLPNSPEVISQSNTNEHSKQNLISNKIDRPSHDYSANVEEPNYNIFSKTNSENQNAALSPILSVTNQLYGSPSNSLSDRDYLSNISEYASEDKENNMTISNKEKVGYDNQIGNQNLKINLENCLNLTTILSNENAQIESKIDIGQQESEKTLHNLNSNSTFTNAYLNIPNTVNLLDQNENENQLNKKNLLYVCSNSFEITQSSTKMGITPFIENKSPIFENKQVENNGNVDHDSTTDNYVNDKTHENSHIFHNNTGISESPPKTNTSDENIYVPFNYISSTQLRSHTDLVDFNLTTELNAAETSSILDKKTVENLVVENSLLSKQSPTNTQMFYSEIKINKAVELPSSVLKWDSSDKDEDLLCSKNQNHNLSNDLQQDDYIILSPGSSLGSIAKGDLCLEHKTNEIDYDLIPLSQNCSVDKRINILSDKISAQEINNTASSDFNNENNNLENDFHSNETTANTIHNTPSSNSREITENMFKENNEILHESVHVQTSSIMEYSDTEIKITSTGSENGFLNSNFAMKSNLKQNFSNGKCNTTSSEQSYKKFDFPISTTYRESKTKRENKELNVSQHTQNNNLSATCNSFKNSLEIQRFPLQENTSYTIKSTPIKYMITSPITDCNKATNVQTKPQLHKIIREGILMNKQCTQMADDNKEYVKSKKSIRSSSINSCHEEDWNDVTCITPEDQIPPIKTYNCDMIDHDNILTVTSDNITSEGSIGKKEHFKENVPSYFQDKERERHLNGYSEQSKLKLEAITKVPITIKEVVMNKKQENNILNNFKENKLIQCLESNNNSVSKIQSYDKSINTTQKCEIAQESLNNKLNEAGEILLTSDSEKSLNDSKLKFAISSKIRVGLSQSKNEVSKNKTPSFTGYEDNGTRNVEVSGIIYDDVSPNQLLRAESLHRIECKHLINENKSSKITRTNIVQEEYRNNNTLNYSQSMKSKQFSHVTTKPLFLFCNQGKVHYPSSKLLCKTEKIPLCTATDISVKNTSDNLVTKENSKIDWNEKNYFNDESKEHYSTMCGSITNGTNKNSSKVTSYDASTLQLQKSTNCTNSQNSDVSKYTQNHNSSLSNYFCEEENNFSAGCNLLPENLKHSSTGNYLSEDSLSPNGRFDSDFENNHIETFFDEVNFSSKQIEKRKHLERSSNQTSDSEDKDSSQKRMKYSSNTLISEDSNLELTRRNSFNSQSGHSQFEVMSNDSGSLKTDSAYPSLSDEDLDSLDPELEKETTDGNYIIELFPSCQLEDDSEDSMSCLSPSSRQSEDDFNF; this is encoded by the coding sequence ATGATAAAAATCAAAGTATCTTCCAAAACATTTTCTCGCTATCCTCCAGTTGCTAAAAGAATTCATGATAATAGTgcaattgaattgaaaataagcCAAAGGAATGTTTCATTGacacaagatttaaaaaataaaatgaatgaacaagaacatgataataataaacaCTCATATCAAGATGATGTTACTGACAATCTGCTAATAAATCGAAATTTGAACTGTCCAAATCAGTACACTTCAGTTGGTTTACCTTGCACAAGTAATCTAGAAAAATCAGAAAATCAAAAGCCTCCAAACAAGCATCCAATTGATGAGGCAGAAATTAATTCCAAAAATTCATCTAATGCATTTCTAATAACTGAGTGCAAAAATAGGAGCTCACTTCATCTAAAGGAAAAACCTAAGAGTGGTATGAAAAAGACTGTACGATTCAATGATGAATATTTATGTAGATTTGCACCCTCTCTAAATTCTTCAGAAGATGCTGAACAAGTAAGTTATGAAGAGGAATTATTTagcgataattttaaaattacagacaATTGTGTTGATATAGAACAAATgtctttaaacaaacaaaatgagATTCATTCTACTTCAAAAAACATATCAGACCTAGTAACAGCACATCAAGaatctttaaaaattgaaatacagAATACACAAAGTTTAACAACTGATTTCATAGAGCAAAATCAAGAGGTAGACAAAAAATACTGTCTAGTACAAAATAAAGAtgaaaaagtacaaaatagttATAGATGCCTAggaaatcatattaaaaaatacaatattgacaTTGAACCATATGAGGAACTAATCATAACTGAATATTCTAGTTCTTTATCAAATGAGGATAGAGAAAAAGAAGGATTGTGTTCAAAATCAACTTTAACTAACCAACAATTTAAGAGTTTatcaatacaacaaataaaaaatgcaactaaacaATGTTTTGACGAAGGAAATGATTTTCAACTAATCATGAAAAATGATAAGATTCAACAGATCTGTGAGGAGGTAAGCTTCTCTTCTACTCAGATGAACAAGTCGGTGATAGAAGAAACTCCTTCTATATCACAAGAAACAGATGAGAAACATGAAGATATGACTATTTGCAGTAATGACGAGACTGGTGATACTCTGTTGCATAAATCATCAAATAACAATGATTCCATGCAGGATCTatgtattcattttgaaaatttaaatccagtagaaattaaaaataataactctaGCCATGATTTTGTTGACGATTATATTCCATTAAGTTTGCCTAACAGTCCAGAAGTAATAAGTCAAAGTAATACTAATGAGCACTCTAAACAAAATCTTATCAGTAACAAAATTGACAGACCTAGTCATGATTATTCAGCTAATGTTGAAGAacctaattacaatatattttctaagaCAAATTCTGAAAATCAGAATGCTGCTCTTTCTCCTATATTAAGTGTAACTAACCAGCTTTATGGGTCGCCTTCAAACTCTTTATCAGATCGTGACTATTTAAGCAACATCAGTGAATATGCAAGCGAAGATAAAGAAAACAATATGACTATATCAAATAAAGAGAAAGTTGGATATGACAATCAAATTGGaaatcaaaacctgaaaataaatttagaaaactgcttaaatttaactacaattttgtcAAATGAAAATGCTCAAATAGAATCAAAGATAGATATTGGTCAGCAAGAAAGTGAGAAAACACTACATAATTTGAATAGTAACAGTACATTTACCAATGCTTATTTAAACATTCCAAATACTGTGAATCTATTGGATCAAAATGAAAATGAGAATCAATTGAATAagaaaaatttgttatatgtGTGTTCAAATTCATTTGAAATCACACAGTCAAGCACTAAAATGGGAATTACtccttttatagaaaataaaagcccaatttttgaaaataaacaagtGGAAAATAATGGAAACGTTGATCATGACTCAACGACGGATAACTATGTAAATGATAAAACACATGAAAATTCTCACATATTTCACAACAACACTGGCATTTCAGAATCTCCTCCCAAAACAAATACATCAgatgaaaatatatatgtaccatttaattatatttcttcaacTCAGCTTAGAAGTCATACAGATTTGGTTGATTTTAACTTAACCACAGAATTAAATGCAGCTGAGACTAGCAGTATTCTAGATAAGAAAACTGTGGAAAACTTGGTTGTTGAAAACTCTTTACTATCAAAACAATCACCAACAAATACACAGATGTTTTACTCAGAAATCAAGATTAATAAAGCAGTTGAGCTACCTTCTTCAGTACTAAAATGGGATTCTTCTGATAAAGATGAAGATTTACTGTGCTCTAAAAATCAGAACCACAATTTAAGTAATGATTTGCAACAAGATGACTACATCATATTGTCTCCAGGTTCATCACTAGGAAGCATAGCCAAGGGGGATTTATGTCTTGAacataaaactaatgaaatagATTATGATTTGATTCCTCTTTCTCAAAACTGTTCTGTGGACAAAAGAATCAACATTCTTAGTGATAAAATTTCAGCACAAGAAATTAATAATACTGCAAGTAGTGATTTcaacaatgaaaataacaatttagaaaatGATTTTCATAGTAATGAGACAACAGCAAATACGATTCATAATACACCAAGTAGTAATAGTAGAGaaataactgaaaatatgttcaaagaaaataatgaaatcttACATGAAAGTGTGCATGTTCAAACAAGCAGCATAATGGAATATTCtgatacagaaataaaaataacatctacAGGTAGTGAAAATGGattcttaaattctaattttgcaatgaagagtaatttaaaacaaaatttttctaatgGTAAATGTAATACTACATCTTCtgaacaaagttataaaaaatttgattttcctATTTCAACAACATATcgtgaaagtaaaacaaagaGAGAGAACAAAGAACTAAATGTTAgtcaacacacacaaaataataacctAAGTGCCACATGTAATTCTTTCAAAAATTCTTTAGAAATACAGAGATTTCCTTTACAGGAAAACACTTCTTATACTATTAAAAGCACTCCtattaaatatatgattactTCACCAATAACAGATTGTAATAAAGCAACAAATGTTCAAACTAAACCACAGTTACACAAAATTATAAGGGAAGGTATATTAATGAATAAGCAATGCACACAAATGGCAGATGACAACAAAGAGTATGTTAAATCAAAGAAAAGTATAAGATCTTCATCAATAAATTCATGCCATGAAGAGGATTGGAATGATGTTACATGTATAACACCTGAGGATCAAATTCCACCTATAAAAACTTACAATTGTGATATGATAGACCATGACAACATACTTACTGTCACAAGTGACAATATCACTTCTGAGGGAAGTATAGGTAAAAAAGAGCATTTTAAGGAAAATGTTCCATCTTATTTTCAAGATAAAGAAAGAGAAAGACATTTAAATGGTTATTCAGAACAatccaaattaaaattagaaGCAATTACCAAAGTTCCAATAACTATAAAAGAAGTTGTAATGAACAAAAAGcaagaaaataacattttgaataattttaaagaaaataaactaatacaatgtTTAGAATCAAACAACAATAGTGTTAGCaaaatacaatcatatgacaaaTCTATAAATACCACTCAAAAATGTGAAATCGCACAagaatctttaaataataaattgaatgaagCTGGTGAAATTTTACTTACTTCAGATTCAGAGAAATCTTTGAATGATTCCAAATTGAAATTTGCCATAAGTAGCAAAATAAGAGTAGGCTTATCTCAATCCAAAAATGAGGTATCGAAAAATAAAACACCTTCGTTTACTGGATATGAAGATAATGGCACAAGAAATGTTGAAGTTTCAGGGATTATATATGATGATGTGTCTCCAAACCAACTGTTACGAGCTGAAAGTTTACATAGGattgaatgtaaacatttaattaatgaaaataaatccaGCAAAATAACCAGAACAAATATAGTACAAGAAGAATATCGCAATAATAATACTTTGAATTATTCACAATCaatgaaaagtaaacaattttctCACGTTACCACAAAACCTCTATTCTTGTTTTGTAACCAAGGAAAAGTTCACTATCCATCCTCTAAACTGTTatgtaaaacagaaaaaataccATTATGTACAGCTACTGACATTTCAGTAAAGAATACCTCTGACAATTTAGTTACTAAAGAGAATTCCAAAATAGATTGGAATGAGAAAAACTACTTCAATGATGAATCAAAAGAGCATTACAGTACAATGTGTGGTAGTATTACAAATGGAACCAACAAAAATAGTTCAAAAGTAACAAGCTATGACGCATCAACTCTCCAATTACAAAAATCTACTAACTGTACAAACTCACAAAATAGTGATGTAAGCAAATATACACAAAATCATAACAGTTCATTAAGTAATTACTTTTGTGAGGAAGAAAACAATTTTTCAGCTGGCTGTAATTTGCTTCCAGAAAACCTAAAACATTCCTCAACAGGAAATTACTTATCTGAGGATAGTTTATCTCCAAATGGTCGCTTTGACTCTGATTTTGAGAATAAccatattgaaacattttttgatgAAGTTAACTTCTCAAGTAAgcaaatagaaaaaagaaaacacCTTGAACGGTCTAGTAATCAAACATCTGATTCAGAAGATAAGGATAGCTCACAGAAAAGAATGAAATATTCATCTAACACTTTAATATCAGAAGATAGCAATTTGGAATTAACACGTAGAAACAGTTTCAACTCCCAAAGTGGTCACTCACAATTTGAAGTTATGAGTAATGACAGTGGAAGTTTAAAGACTGATTCAGCTTATCCTTCCTTG